In one window of Pseudodesulfovibrio sp. JC047 DNA:
- a CDS encoding FadR/GntR family transcriptional regulator, with protein MSITHLNSEGLGRWPSLPEELASIIARQIQEGDFKPGDVLPSETALAKTFSVSRTVVREALARLKFEGILKSKRGSGPVVCDEYSRKIFTLPSVFASDENKADIIEFRLIMEGESAALAAVRRTDEHLAKMAAHLDELSQAIVDKESGLIPDYAFHAILAEAAGNEYIMSFIRFLSARLLKGVQDARALSNQDYERSKLVFQEHKKIYEAIVAKQPFEAREAVHEHLHNSASRQGIELEPILFQSDT; from the coding sequence ATGAGCATAACACACTTGAATTCAGAGGGGCTTGGACGATGGCCATCCCTTCCCGAAGAACTGGCGAGCATCATTGCGCGACAAATCCAGGAAGGCGATTTCAAGCCTGGCGATGTGCTTCCTTCGGAAACGGCTTTGGCGAAGACATTCAGCGTGAGCCGGACCGTGGTGAGAGAAGCGCTGGCGCGTCTCAAGTTCGAAGGAATTCTCAAGTCGAAGCGGGGTAGTGGTCCTGTTGTATGTGATGAATATTCACGGAAGATTTTTACCCTGCCCAGCGTCTTTGCCTCCGATGAGAATAAGGCTGATATCATTGAATTCAGGCTTATCATGGAAGGTGAAAGTGCCGCTCTTGCTGCGGTCAGGCGGACCGACGAACATCTGGCAAAGATGGCAGCCCATCTTGATGAGTTGAGTCAGGCCATTGTTGACAAAGAGAGTGGCCTGATCCCTGATTACGCCTTTCATGCCATTCTTGCCGAGGCCGCTGGCAATGAATATATCATGAGTTTCATCCGGTTTCTTTCGGCCCGATTGCTGAAAGGGGTGCAGGATGCCCGTGCCTTGTCCAATCAGGACTATGAACGATCAAAGCTCGTGTTTCAGGAGCATAAGAAAATATACGAAGCCATTGTGGCCAAGCAGCCTTTCGAAGCACGCGAAGCGGTTCACGAGCATTTGCACAACAGTGCGTCGCGTCAAGGGATCGAACTGGAGCCCATCCTTTTTCAAAGCGATACCTAA
- a CDS encoding diacylglycerol kinase, giving the protein MTSFLKARMRRIFNAFTYSVQGFGFALKQKPFQEELLVCVILVPVALWLDVSMVETLLLVGSLIGVLVAEIFNTAIEAVVDRIGPEKHVLSGAAKDLGSVGVLVAILWAVGVWGCVVWGM; this is encoded by the coding sequence ATGACGTCATTTTTGAAGGCGCGCATGCGCCGCATTTTCAATGCGTTCACCTATTCCGTCCAGGGATTCGGGTTTGCCTTGAAGCAGAAACCCTTTCAGGAAGAGTTGCTGGTGTGTGTGATTCTGGTTCCGGTGGCTTTGTGGCTTGATGTGAGCATGGTTGAAACACTGCTGCTTGTGGGCAGTCTTATCGGCGTGCTTGTCGCAGAGATTTTCAATACGGCGATCGAAGCCGTTGTTGATCGCATTGGCCCGGAAAAGCACGTTCTGTCAGGGGCTGCGAAAGATCTCGGGTCAGTTGGGGTGCTTGTGGCCATCCTCTGGGCCGTCGGTGTCTGGGGCTGTGTGGTTTGGGGGATGTAG
- a CDS encoding sulfatase-like hydrolase/transferase, whose product MAWLKKILNRLNFAGFVGTWLLFISLDVFNGLLLYGVTFRGFALADTFRAVLIDALLAVPAVFLSRRAYKWFTVPAFVALMVASLCNTFHILTYQSGISTYAIFSMIETTGPESSEFFVDQVSLLKVMGVLFSCVIPVLLFLRVIKREVLFGKKGVIVIGTILLVVSGFVAKTAVEQGKRFLGSHPGYMVVWSLDRYVKESRRAAHEKVVPVGIFGTLETDDSPLTCVIVVGESANRNHMGIYGYARDTTPYAEKDDWLVFDDVTSPATHTIPSLKQVLRLGALEQNDFQPSIIDLFNACGFKTFWLSNQTAPKGSGNILETMTARASARHYINLSRKEGKSATYDGELLPHLEKALADPAPKKAVFLHLLGSHLTYALRYPRERMIFAPDSREGVALKEWADDEAIEHINHYDNSLAYTDFVLHRVVEAVKNVPDTSFVLYFSDHGQDVYDSRYMRGCSEKNPTKNMVEVPMLFWMSPAYRESHANIATALEGIIHRPYSTCSLSGTIAKLARIRSEKLDGLHTLLSKEGDTARVIHGHSYKDMVR is encoded by the coding sequence ATGGCATGGTTGAAAAAAATACTGAACCGGCTGAACTTTGCTGGTTTTGTCGGGACATGGCTTCTTTTTATCAGCCTGGATGTGTTTAATGGTCTTTTGCTTTATGGGGTAACGTTTCGCGGTTTTGCGCTTGCCGATACGTTCCGTGCCGTGTTGATTGATGCATTGCTTGCGGTGCCGGCTGTTTTTTTGAGTCGCCGCGCCTATAAGTGGTTTACCGTTCCGGCTTTTGTGGCCCTTATGGTGGCCAGTTTGTGCAACACCTTTCATATTTTGACATATCAGTCTGGTATCTCGACGTATGCAATTTTTTCCATGATCGAGACGACCGGGCCGGAATCGTCCGAGTTTTTTGTCGATCAGGTCAGCCTGCTGAAGGTCATGGGAGTGCTTTTCAGCTGTGTGATTCCCGTCCTGCTGTTTCTTCGGGTGATCAAGCGGGAGGTGTTGTTCGGGAAAAAAGGCGTGATTGTCATCGGGACCATTTTGCTGGTTGTCTCCGGCTTTGTCGCCAAGACCGCAGTGGAGCAGGGTAAGCGGTTCCTTGGCTCACATCCTGGATATATGGTGGTGTGGAGCCTGGACAGATACGTCAAGGAATCGCGGAGGGCCGCCCATGAAAAAGTCGTGCCCGTAGGTATTTTCGGGACGCTTGAGACCGACGACAGTCCGTTGACCTGCGTGATCGTGGTCGGCGAGTCCGCCAATAGAAATCATATGGGAATCTATGGATATGCACGGGATACCACCCCATATGCAGAAAAAGATGACTGGCTTGTCTTTGACGACGTCACCAGCCCCGCAACACATACCATTCCTTCTCTCAAGCAGGTGCTCCGTTTGGGTGCCCTTGAACAGAACGATTTTCAACCGTCCATCATTGACCTTTTCAATGCGTGCGGCTTCAAGACATTTTGGTTGTCCAATCAGACGGCCCCCAAAGGGTCCGGGAATATTCTGGAGACCATGACTGCGCGGGCGTCTGCTCGTCACTATATCAACCTCTCCCGCAAGGAAGGGAAAAGCGCGACCTATGATGGCGAATTGCTCCCGCATCTTGAAAAGGCCTTGGCTGATCCCGCACCGAAGAAAGCCGTTTTTTTGCATCTTTTGGGGTCTCATCTGACCTATGCCTTGCGGTATCCACGAGAAAGAATGATCTTTGCCCCGGACTCGCGTGAAGGGGTGGCCCTGAAGGAATGGGCTGATGACGAGGCCATTGAGCATATCAATCATTATGACAACAGCCTTGCATATACTGATTTTGTTCTGCACCGGGTGGTGGAAGCGGTGAAAAACGTACCGGACACATCCTTTGTCCTGTACTTTTCCGATCATGGACAGGACGTCTATGACTCGCGATACATGCGTGGGTGTTCCGAGAAGAATCCGACCAAGAATATGGTGGAAGTCCCCATGCTTTTTTGGATGTCTCCGGCATATAGGGAGAGTCATGCGAACATCGCGACCGCTTTGGAGGGAATCATTCACCGCCCGTATTCGACGTGTTCACTGTCCGGGACCATTGCGAAACTCGCACGAATTCGTTCCGAGAAACTCGATGGGTTGCATACGCTCTTGAGCAAGGAAGGCGATACCGCACGCGTTATTCATGGCCATTCATATAAGGATATGGTTCGATAG
- a CDS encoding amidohydrolase family protein: MKGKTPQDQQDSHANSRRDFLKTASAAAVAVGIGVGMAHTTHAAMPASPLMTKDEEGHETLLIKNVNIFDGTHDQLKKGMSVLIKGNTIVEISTNFTVPHNTKIIDGGGRTLTPGFIDIHTHLQFNVGPHEFMAAPADYHGALALWEANNTLMRGFTTMRDVGGSVWGVKRAIDEGYFPGPRLYSSGSVIGMTAGHGDYRTTNTFPRQLGGASETEIERLGMTYFADGVPEVLSASRTVMRSGAAFIKMFVGGAVSGLYDPLDVAEYSLEEIKAAAHEADRWNTYLAVHTYTDKATMTSIEAGAKTLEHCNLIGEKTVKHAVKNGCYISAQTGVYLSPAPESFTPAQVARQQQAAEGLDNLLTLCQKHKAKVAFGCDLLASLASKETQCTEFVNRTKWFSNVEILKQATSVNGEILALSGPRNPYPGKLGVIEKGALADVLLINGNPLKDLDLLLNPDENIAVIVKDGKVYKDTLSQHSIG; this comes from the coding sequence ATGAAGGGAAAAACACCTCAGGACCAACAGGATTCGCACGCCAACTCACGAAGGGACTTTCTCAAAACGGCATCAGCCGCAGCCGTTGCCGTTGGCATCGGAGTGGGAATGGCACACACCACACACGCAGCAATGCCCGCTTCTCCATTGATGACAAAGGACGAGGAGGGACATGAGACCCTTCTCATTAAAAATGTCAATATTTTCGACGGAACGCACGACCAGTTAAAAAAAGGCATGAGCGTTCTTATCAAAGGGAACACCATCGTCGAAATCAGCACCAATTTCACAGTTCCTCACAATACGAAGATCATTGACGGGGGTGGCAGGACCTTGACGCCAGGATTTATCGATATCCACACCCATCTGCAATTCAATGTCGGTCCCCATGAATTCATGGCAGCTCCAGCCGACTATCACGGGGCGCTTGCCTTATGGGAAGCAAACAACACACTCATGCGCGGATTCACCACCATGCGTGATGTCGGCGGTTCTGTCTGGGGTGTCAAAAGAGCCATTGATGAAGGCTATTTTCCCGGTCCACGCCTCTACTCAAGCGGATCGGTTATCGGCATGACCGCAGGGCATGGAGACTACAGAACCACCAACACCTTTCCCCGACAACTGGGAGGGGCTTCGGAGACAGAAATTGAACGACTCGGCATGACGTACTTTGCCGATGGCGTACCGGAAGTCCTTTCCGCCAGCCGGACCGTCATGCGTAGCGGTGCGGCATTCATCAAAATGTTTGTAGGCGGTGCAGTGTCCGGTCTGTATGATCCACTTGATGTCGCGGAATATTCGCTGGAAGAAATCAAGGCGGCAGCCCATGAAGCGGATCGATGGAACACCTATCTCGCTGTTCACACCTACACGGACAAAGCGACCATGACCTCCATTGAAGCCGGGGCAAAAACGCTTGAACACTGCAATCTGATCGGTGAAAAGACCGTCAAACACGCGGTTAAAAACGGATGTTACATCAGTGCTCAGACAGGTGTCTATCTCAGCCCTGCCCCGGAATCATTCACACCGGCTCAGGTTGCTCGCCAACAACAGGCTGCGGAAGGATTGGACAATCTGCTCACGCTTTGCCAAAAGCACAAAGCCAAGGTCGCTTTTGGATGTGATTTACTCGCTTCCCTTGCATCAAAAGAAACGCAATGCACTGAATTCGTTAACCGAACAAAATGGTTTTCAAACGTGGAAATTCTGAAACAGGCCACCTCTGTCAACGGGGAAATTCTTGCCTTGAGTGGGCCGCGCAACCCCTATCCCGGCAAACTCGGCGTTATTGAAAAAGGCGCGCTGGCAGACGTACTGCTTATCAATGGTAATCCACTCAAGGACCTGGACCTCCTGTTAAATCCGGATGAAAATATTGCCGTGATAGTCAAGGACGGCAAGGTCTACAAGGACACGCTCAGTCAGCACAGCATAGGATAA
- a CDS encoding TetR/AcrR family transcriptional regulator — MTKEMKTSKDRAKLKQQRIIKFFIDSANEIIKQDGVGAVTIRKAADLAGYTSATLYNYFDNLQHLVFLATMTYLEEYNAALPRYLKGSKNSIERYMLVCKCFAEFSFSDPEIYELLFFTHSDEKLEEYTKQYYDLFPERIVKDWPAPLNKIYVLNSIYSRSYMMLDDCIQEGFITPEKAQDFNDVNLRIYKTILQDVQEGELTKKEAISKTMKYYFQLMEYYMEPDALPLLKQVKQKLQ; from the coding sequence ATGACCAAAGAGATGAAAACGTCCAAAGACCGAGCAAAATTGAAACAGCAAAGAATCATCAAATTCTTCATTGATTCTGCCAACGAAATAATCAAACAGGATGGCGTTGGCGCAGTCACAATTCGCAAGGCCGCAGATCTTGCTGGATACACCAGCGCGACACTGTACAACTACTTCGACAACCTGCAACACTTGGTCTTTCTCGCGACCATGACATACCTTGAAGAGTATAATGCAGCCCTTCCTCGCTATTTGAAAGGGTCGAAAAACTCCATTGAACGATATATGCTGGTCTGCAAATGTTTTGCGGAATTCTCCTTCTCTGATCCTGAGATTTACGAATTACTGTTCTTCACCCATAGCGATGAAAAACTCGAAGAATATACCAAACAATATTATGACCTTTTCCCTGAAAGAATCGTTAAGGACTGGCCTGCGCCACTCAACAAGATTTATGTGCTCAATAGCATCTACTCCCGCAGCTACATGATGCTGGACGACTGTATTCAAGAAGGATTCATTACGCCCGAAAAGGCACAGGATTTCAACGACGTCAATCTCCGCATATACAAAACCATTCTTCAAGATGTGCAGGAAGGCGAACTTACCAAGAAAGAAGCCATTTCCAAGACGATGAAATATTATTTTCAACTCATGGAATATTATATGGAACCGGACGCCTTACCTCTCTTGAAACAAGTCAAACAAAAACTGCAATAA
- a CDS encoding MBL fold metallo-hydrolase, whose protein sequence is MQIRKFILSPFQTNGYLLSKNGQAIFIDPGDNPTEAISIIQHEGLTLTHILITHMHSDHFYGAATLAKATHAEILASADDAFMVETEIREAPQWGFSPLDEPFSFTSIQPGELEFLGEKCQILATPGHSPGSLTFHFTDKGIAFVGDLIFYRNIGRTDFEGGDLSTLLNSVNTQIFTMPDATILYPGHANATNVADEKAHNPHFRR, encoded by the coding sequence ATGCAGATCAGAAAATTTATTCTCAGTCCATTTCAAACCAACGGATACCTGCTTTCAAAGAACGGACAAGCAATTTTCATCGATCCAGGAGATAACCCGACTGAGGCCATCTCCATCATACAACACGAAGGATTGACGCTAACCCATATTCTCATCACGCATATGCACAGCGACCATTTCTATGGAGCGGCCACACTCGCCAAGGCAACTCATGCCGAAATTTTGGCGAGCGCAGACGATGCCTTCATGGTCGAAACAGAAATTCGTGAAGCACCCCAATGGGGCTTTTCTCCGCTTGATGAACCTTTTTCCTTCACCTCCATCCAGCCCGGCGAGCTCGAATTCCTCGGCGAAAAATGCCAAATACTCGCCACCCCCGGGCACTCTCCAGGAAGTCTGACCTTCCACTTTACGGATAAAGGCATTGCATTTGTCGGGGACCTCATTTTTTATCGCAACATCGGCCGAACCGACTTTGAAGGCGGCGATCTGTCCACCCTGCTCAATTCTGTCAACACCCAAATATTCACTATGCCGGACGCAACGATTCTCTACCCCGGCCATGCCAACGCAACCAACGTGGCAGATGAAAAGGCGCACAATCCGCATTTTCGCCGATAG
- the caiT gene encoding L-carnitine/gamma-butyrobetaine antiporter — protein MEPNKTKKVKIDPKVFFPSLTIVGILSYLTVRDLDAANKVINTLFSYVTNTWGWAFEWYMIIMLIGWLWMVFGPWKNNKLGEEEPEFSTASWVFLLFASSTSAAVLFWGSYEAYCYVSTPPFGFEPFSVTAKEYGLAYSLFHWGPLPWAGYGFFTVAFGYFLFVKKINVMRPSGTLAPIIGEKNCKGILGAIIDNMYIVGLILAMGTSLGLSTPLVTECIEWLFGIPHTLQLDATIIACWILLNAICVAFGLSKGVKMASDLRSYLSIFVLLWILCLGGTTFIFNYFTDSVGIMLSNFTRMLFYTDPIRGGGFPQGWTVFYWAWWVIYGIQTCLFLARISRGRTVRQVCVGMVSGLTATTWFMWTVLSGNTMDLIHRGVINMPELVAKYGAPRAVIETWAALPFSTATMVIFFVLCFIATVTLINACSYTLAMSTCTEADGYSEPPVWVRVGWSVLVGIIGVTLLALGGLKPLQTAIIAGGCPLFFVNLMIIWSFIKDARANNW, from the coding sequence ATGGAACCAAACAAGACAAAAAAAGTGAAGATAGACCCAAAAGTCTTTTTCCCTTCACTGACTATTGTGGGAATCCTGAGCTACCTGACTGTCAGGGATTTGGATGCGGCCAACAAAGTCATCAACACACTGTTCAGCTACGTCACCAACACGTGGGGTTGGGCGTTTGAATGGTACATGATCATCATGTTGATCGGTTGGCTGTGGATGGTTTTCGGACCGTGGAAAAACAACAAACTGGGCGAAGAAGAACCAGAATTCAGCACAGCCAGCTGGGTCTTTTTACTCTTCGCGTCTTCGACGTCTGCCGCAGTTCTTTTCTGGGGGTCATATGAAGCATATTGCTACGTTTCCACACCGCCCTTCGGCTTTGAACCATTTTCCGTTACTGCCAAGGAATATGGACTGGCATACAGTCTCTTCCATTGGGGACCACTACCCTGGGCCGGATACGGATTCTTTACCGTCGCTTTCGGGTATTTTCTCTTTGTAAAAAAAATCAACGTCATGCGCCCAAGTGGAACGCTTGCTCCGATCATTGGCGAAAAAAACTGCAAGGGAATACTCGGGGCCATCATCGACAATATGTATATTGTCGGTCTGATTCTCGCCATGGGAACCAGCCTCGGTTTGTCCACCCCATTGGTCACGGAATGCATCGAATGGCTTTTTGGAATCCCGCACACCCTGCAACTTGATGCCACAATCATTGCCTGCTGGATTCTCCTGAACGCCATCTGCGTTGCCTTTGGCCTGTCCAAAGGTGTCAAAATGGCTTCTGACCTCAGAAGTTACCTGTCCATCTTTGTCCTTCTGTGGATCTTGTGCCTCGGTGGAACCACGTTCATCTTCAACTACTTCACTGACTCCGTCGGTATCATGTTGAGCAACTTCACCCGGATGCTCTTCTACACCGATCCCATCAGGGGTGGAGGTTTCCCGCAGGGTTGGACTGTCTTTTACTGGGCATGGTGGGTCATTTACGGAATTCAGACCTGCCTCTTCCTCGCACGTATCTCTCGTGGCCGCACGGTTCGACAGGTCTGCGTTGGCATGGTCAGCGGACTGACCGCCACCACCTGGTTCATGTGGACCGTCTTGAGTGGCAACACCATGGACCTCATCCATCGCGGTGTCATCAACATGCCGGAACTGGTCGCCAAATATGGTGCTCCACGAGCCGTTATCGAAACGTGGGCAGCATTGCCTTTCAGTACAGCCACAATGGTCATTTTCTTTGTGCTGTGCTTCATCGCAACCGTTACCCTTATCAACGCCTGTTCTTACACGTTGGCAATGTCAACATGCACAGAGGCTGATGGCTACAGCGAACCCCCTGTTTGGGTCCGTGTCGGTTGGTCGGTTCTCGTCGGAATCATCGGCGTCACCCTGCTTGCCCTTGGAGGACTCAAGCCTCTCCAGACGGCAATCATCGCAGGTGGCTGCCCGCTCTTCTTCGTCAACCTGATGATCATCTGGTCCTTCATCAAGGATGCACGAGCTAACAACTGGTAA
- the caiA gene encoding crotonobetainyl-CoA dehydrogenase — protein sequence MDFRLTDEQELFVAGVRDLMESENWEQYFVECDNNHEYPERWVKALAELGVDTMLLPEEHDGMGMDMVTLTAIWEELGRHGAPTYVLYQLPGFNTILRHGTQEQIDTIFAFRGTGKQMWNSAITEPSAGSDVGSLKTNYTRKDGKVYLNGQKCFITSSLHAPYLVVMARDSASEKPIFTEWFVDMSKEGVKLNPLDKLGLRMDSCCEIVFDNVELEEKDMFGTEGNGFNRVKAEFDDERFLVACTNYGVALCAYEDAAKYANQRVQFGETIGRTQLIQEKFAHMAIKLNSMKNMLFETAWKTDQGTATSGDSAMCKYFCANASFEVIDTSMQVLGGIGVTGHRVARFWRDLRIDRLSGGSDEMQILTLGRAELKKYR from the coding sequence ATGGATTTCAGACTGACAGATGAACAAGAATTATTCGTCGCGGGCGTCCGCGATCTGATGGAAAGCGAAAACTGGGAACAGTACTTCGTTGAGTGCGACAACAACCACGAATACCCCGAACGTTGGGTCAAGGCACTTGCCGAATTGGGCGTTGACACAATGCTCCTGCCCGAAGAGCACGACGGTATGGGCATGGATATGGTCACCCTGACCGCCATTTGGGAAGAACTCGGACGCCACGGTGCCCCGACCTATGTTCTCTATCAACTGCCCGGCTTCAACACGATCCTGCGTCACGGTACCCAGGAACAGATCGACACGATTTTCGCATTTCGCGGGACCGGCAAACAGATGTGGAACTCCGCCATCACCGAACCCAGCGCAGGTTCCGACGTTGGCAGCCTGAAGACCAATTACACCCGTAAAGACGGCAAGGTCTACCTCAACGGTCAAAAATGCTTCATCACAAGCTCCCTTCATGCCCCGTATCTCGTGGTCATGGCTCGTGATTCCGCATCCGAAAAGCCCATCTTCACTGAGTGGTTCGTTGACATGAGCAAAGAAGGCGTCAAGCTGAACCCGCTCGACAAGCTCGGCCTGCGCATGGACAGCTGCTGTGAAATCGTATTCGACAATGTTGAACTGGAAGAAAAAGACATGTTCGGCACCGAAGGCAACGGCTTCAACCGCGTCAAAGCCGAATTTGACGATGAACGGTTCCTGGTCGCCTGCACCAACTACGGTGTCGCTCTGTGCGCTTACGAAGATGCGGCAAAATACGCGAATCAGCGTGTCCAGTTTGGTGAAACCATTGGCCGCACTCAGCTCATTCAGGAAAAATTCGCTCACATGGCTATCAAGCTGAACAGCATGAAAAACATGCTGTTTGAAACCGCATGGAAAACCGATCAGGGCACTGCCACTTCCGGTGATTCCGCCATGTGCAAATACTTCTGCGCAAATGCCTCTTTCGAAGTCATTGACACCTCCATGCAGGTTCTCGGCGGCATCGGCGTGACCGGCCATCGTGTCGCTCGCTTCTGGCGTGACCTCCGCATCGACCGTCTCTCCGGCGGCTCTGATGAAATGCAGATCCTCACACTTGGCCGTGCTGAATTGAAAAAATACCGCTAA